A genomic region of Catalinimonas niigatensis contains the following coding sequences:
- a CDS encoding serine hydrolase: MKLTDITYSLFTFLVFISWSCTQNEQQTENSEEVNLIVDILQSRESPVIDSVLSDPDRYQIQILYTQIDRDENNNPSFTEYAYGVNPNNYFYPASVVKFPVALLALQKLDELGIEGLDKYSTMLTDSAFEGQTKVRYDSTSESRLPSVAHYIKKIFIVSDNDAYNRLYEFLGQDYINNELYEKGYEDVRIVHRLAIFNNAEQNRNTNPVMFYDNAKLLYQQDLVSSPRQWEYDQPIPLGEGFIRNDSLIKEPKDFGQNNFISVANLQAMMKSVIFPEAVPEEQRFNLSEEDYDFLYQYMSQLPRETTFPDYIADTTENFYDSYSKFFMYGDKQEAIPSNIRIFNKIGMAYGFLTDNAYILDLENNVEFFLTAVIYVNENQIFNDNVYEYDKIGLPFLGELGRAIYEYEIVRERGFQPDLSKFKVTYDKEDNS; encoded by the coding sequence ATGAAGCTTACAGACATAACCTACTCTCTATTTACTTTTTTAGTATTCATTAGCTGGTCTTGTACTCAAAATGAGCAACAGACCGAAAATAGTGAAGAAGTTAACCTAATTGTAGACATACTCCAAAGTAGAGAATCTCCGGTAATTGACTCCGTACTAAGTGATCCTGACCGGTATCAGATACAAATCCTTTATACGCAGATTGATAGAGATGAAAATAACAACCCCTCTTTTACTGAGTACGCTTACGGGGTCAATCCTAATAATTATTTCTATCCTGCCAGCGTAGTAAAGTTTCCGGTAGCACTGCTTGCCTTACAGAAGCTGGATGAACTTGGAATAGAGGGCCTGGACAAATACAGCACCATGCTTACAGATAGTGCTTTTGAAGGGCAAACCAAAGTGCGCTATGATTCTACTTCAGAAAGTAGACTCCCCTCAGTAGCGCATTATATCAAGAAAATATTTATTGTCAGTGACAATGATGCGTACAACAGACTCTATGAGTTTTTGGGGCAAGATTACATCAACAATGAATTGTATGAAAAAGGGTATGAAGATGTACGTATTGTGCACCGCTTGGCTATCTTTAACAATGCAGAGCAAAACCGTAATACCAACCCGGTGATGTTTTATGACAATGCCAAATTACTTTATCAGCAGGATTTGGTAAGCAGTCCTCGTCAATGGGAATATGATCAGCCCATTCCTCTGGGAGAAGGATTCATCCGGAATGACTCTCTTATTAAGGAGCCAAAAGATTTCGGACAAAATAATTTTATCTCAGTAGCAAATCTGCAAGCAATGATGAAGTCTGTCATTTTTCCAGAGGCAGTGCCTGAAGAGCAACGTTTCAATCTATCGGAAGAGGATTATGATTTTCTGTACCAGTATATGTCACAGCTTCCCCGTGAAACTACTTTTCCTGATTATATAGCCGACACCACGGAAAACTTTTACGATAGCTATTCTAAGTTTTTCATGTATGGCGATAAGCAGGAGGCTATTCCTTCTAATATTAGAATTTTTAATAAAATTGGCATGGCTTATGGCTTTCTTACCGACAATGCCTATATCTTAGATCTGGAAAATAATGTTGAGTTTTTTCTGACAGCTGTTATCTATGTGAATGAGAACCAGATCTTTAACGATAACGTTTATGAGTACGACAAAATCGGGTTGCCTTTTCTGGGAGAGTTGGGAAGAGCCATATATGAGTATGAAATAGTACGGGAAAGAGGATTTCAACCTGATCTGAGTAAATTCAAAGTAACTTATGATAAAGAAGATAACAGCTAG
- a CDS encoding C40 family peptidase gives MIKKITASILCSIGLLYACSPQEQADNHLEALGTTIEEVKAQYAPDKRVALFEVEPISYSDTLVLKGETDQPVAKKALLAQLANQNYQVIDSINTLPDASLGEDTLGVVYISAANIRSQPRHSGELATQATMGMPLKILKKEGDWHLVQTPDQYISWMQGSFVPMNKAEYEAWQAKDKVIFTEMTGYAYAQPVKNTTTISDLVAGNVMELVDETPFSYEVRLPDGRPAYVRKNESAPFDEWVAEAEATESTVVNTAFKLMGVPYLWGGTSAKGVDCSGFTKTIYFMNGKILPRDASQQVFAGELVDEDKNFEELRPGDLLFFGRAATDSTRERVTHVGMWIGDQQFIHSPGMEAMVKVSSIDPESEYYDEFNLNRYLRSKRIINSQQDIIALREVKLF, from the coding sequence ATGATAAAGAAGATAACAGCTAGCATTCTATGTTCTATAGGATTGCTCTATGCCTGCTCTCCTCAAGAGCAGGCCGATAATCATTTAGAAGCACTTGGTACTACTATAGAAGAAGTAAAAGCACAATATGCTCCTGACAAAAGAGTAGCATTATTTGAGGTTGAACCCATAAGCTACAGTGATACACTTGTCCTCAAAGGCGAAACTGATCAGCCTGTAGCTAAAAAGGCTTTACTTGCACAATTGGCTAACCAGAATTATCAAGTTATTGATAGTATCAATACCTTGCCTGATGCTTCATTGGGGGAAGATACTTTAGGAGTAGTCTATATTTCTGCTGCCAACATCCGCTCTCAGCCCCGGCACTCAGGCGAACTTGCTACCCAGGCCACTATGGGTATGCCCTTGAAGATTCTCAAGAAAGAAGGTGACTGGCATCTGGTACAAACGCCTGACCAGTACATCAGTTGGATGCAGGGCAGTTTTGTGCCGATGAACAAAGCTGAATATGAAGCATGGCAGGCTAAAGATAAAGTGATCTTCACTGAAATGACCGGCTATGCCTATGCCCAACCGGTAAAAAATACTACAACTATCTCGGACCTGGTGGCTGGTAATGTTATGGAGTTGGTAGATGAAACTCCTTTTAGCTATGAAGTGCGCTTACCTGACGGCAGGCCTGCTTATGTACGCAAAAACGAATCTGCTCCTTTTGATGAGTGGGTAGCAGAAGCGGAAGCGACAGAATCTACTGTAGTAAATACTGCGTTCAAGCTTATGGGCGTACCTTATCTGTGGGGAGGCACTTCTGCCAAAGGAGTAGATTGTAGCGGATTTACTAAAACCATTTATTTTATGAATGGCAAAATCTTACCGCGTGATGCTTCTCAACAGGTATTTGCCGGAGAACTGGTGGATGAAGATAAAAACTTTGAGGAATTGCGTCCTGGCGATTTACTTTTCTTTGGTCGTGCTGCCACTGATAGTACGCGGGAGCGGGTAACGCACGTAGGCATGTGGATAGGAGACCAGCAATTCATACATTCTCCCGGTATGGAAGCCATGGTGAAAGTTAGCAGTATAGACCCTGAGTCAGAATATTATG